The Myxococcota bacterium genome has a segment encoding these proteins:
- a CDS encoding TolC family protein gives MAPEPLAPDTAAAHLEARSLDDPALRDFLANDVALDVSKWPRSAWTLDDLTAVGLFYQPDVRVAEAAAAAARAHVAAATQLPNPVLSFAPQRVATPTAGVSPWLAVFQLDWTFETAGKRAHRRDAESARSRAAALAIPDAVWRVRAAVHSAVVSFSAAEDRLASRRRVRDLEEELGELLAKRITAGALAESDASQHHVALLRARADAMSAERQLLEARTRLAVAIGVPRATLDGVVVAFRIDDPPVDIARLSSGAARRAALTGRADVRAMLEAYAAAESDLALELARQVPDLHIGPSYEFDQGSNKWGLLLALELPVLSRNEGAIDEALARRAEIAARFEALQARVISELDLASARIDGATEESLAAELLLAEARRRERAAAEAVELGASDRVAFLDAELEVERARALGVDAREHLHLAAAELERAVEPARLFTERR, from the coding sequence GTGGCACCCGAGCCGCTCGCGCCTGACACCGCCGCCGCGCACCTCGAGGCGCGCTCGCTCGACGATCCCGCCCTGCGCGATTTTCTCGCGAACGACGTCGCACTCGACGTCTCGAAGTGGCCCCGGTCCGCGTGGACGCTCGACGATCTCACCGCCGTCGGCCTCTTCTACCAGCCCGACGTGCGCGTCGCCGAAGCCGCCGCGGCGGCGGCGCGCGCGCACGTCGCCGCGGCGACACAGCTCCCGAACCCCGTGCTCTCGTTCGCACCGCAGCGTGTCGCGACGCCGACGGCGGGCGTGTCGCCCTGGCTCGCCGTCTTCCAGCTCGATTGGACGTTCGAGACGGCCGGCAAGCGAGCGCATCGACGCGACGCCGAGAGCGCACGCAGCCGCGCCGCCGCGCTCGCGATCCCCGACGCGGTGTGGCGCGTGCGCGCCGCCGTCCACAGCGCGGTCGTGTCGTTCAGTGCGGCCGAGGATCGGCTCGCGTCGCGCCGGCGGGTGCGCGATCTCGAGGAAGAGCTCGGAGAGCTGCTCGCGAAACGGATCACGGCGGGCGCCCTCGCGGAGAGCGACGCATCCCAGCACCACGTCGCGCTGCTTCGAGCGCGGGCCGACGCGATGTCGGCCGAGCGCCAGCTGCTCGAGGCCCGGACACGGCTCGCGGTTGCCATCGGCGTTCCTCGCGCAACCCTCGATGGCGTCGTCGTCGCATTCCGGATCGACGATCCTCCCGTCGACATCGCTCGGCTCTCGTCGGGGGCGGCGCGTCGCGCTGCGCTGACCGGCCGCGCCGACGTGCGCGCGATGCTCGAGGCGTATGCGGCGGCAGAGAGCGATCTCGCACTCGAGCTCGCCCGGCAGGTCCCCGACCTGCACATCGGGCCGAGCTACGAGTTCGACCAAGGAAGCAACAAGTGGGGGCTCCTGCTTGCGCTCGAGCTTCCAGTGCTGAGCCGGAATGAGGGTGCGATCGACGAGGCACTCGCACGGCGTGCGGAGATCGCCGCTCGATTCGAGGCGCTCCAGGCGCGCGTGATCTCGGAGCTCGACCTCGCCTCGGCGCGGATCGACGGAGCGACCGAGGAATCCCTCGCCGCGGAGCTCCTGCTCGCCGAGGCACGCCGGCGCGAGCGTGCGGCCGCGGAGGCCGTGGAGCTCGGCGCCTCCGATCGCGTCGCATTCCTCGACGCAGAGCTCGAGGTCGAACGCGCGCGGGCGCTCGGCGTCGACGCGCGCGAGCATCTCCACCTGGCCGCGGCGGAGCTCGAGCGGGCGGTCGAGCCGGCTCGGCTCTTCACGGAGCGGCGATGA